Proteins encoded within one genomic window of Oncorhynchus mykiss isolate Arlee chromosome 27, USDA_OmykA_1.1, whole genome shotgun sequence:
- the picalmb gene encoding phosphatidylinositol-binding clathrin assembly protein isoform X18, with protein MSGQSITDRITAAQHSVTGSAVSKTVCKATTHEIMGPKKKHLDYLIHCTNEMNVNIPQLADSLFERTTSTSWVVVFKSLIATHHLMVYGNERFVQYLASRNTLFNLSNFLDKSGLQGYDMSTFIRRYSRYLNEKAVSYRQVAFDFTKVKRGVDGVMRTMNTEKLLKTIPIIQSQMDALLDFNVNANELTNGVINAGFMLLFKDSIRLFAAYNEGIINLLEKYFDMKKTQCKEGLDIYKKFLTRMTRISEFLKVAEQVGIDRGDIPDLSQAPSSLLEALEQHLASLEGKKVKDSTAASRASTLSNAVSSLASTGMSFTKVDEREKQAALEEEQARLKALKEQRLKELSKRPSFATTDTSPVSTTGGTISTAPAIDLFSTPSCSNGALKMESDLFDIQQTFNPSVQASSTGLPVATAWAGYSTTSQAPPPGALQVDFESVFGAKATGVNSIDSDDILKPTMVGSNQALCSINQLSDKLVGADLDSSLANLVGNLGIGNGTTKNDIHWSQPGEKRLTGGSNWQPKAAPNTTWNPVSMTPPVMAYPATTPTGMVGGYGMPPQQLGSMGMMNQPNMMYNQPIMRPPNPFGSVSSAQPSAASSPSSQSPLRAPGQDPFAQLSLKDFL; from the exons ATGTCGGGGCAGAGCATTACTGACAGGATAACTGCAGCCCAGCACAGTGTAACTGGATCTGCTGTGTCGAAAACAGTATGCAAGGCCACCACACATGAAATAATGGGCCCGAAAAAGAAACATTTGGATT ACCTGATCCATTGCACCAATGAGATGAATGTGAACATTCCCCAGCTGGCTGACTCACTGTTTGAGAGGACCACCAGCACGAGCTGGGTGGTGGTCTTCAAGTCGCTCATCGCCACACACCACCTTATGGTCTACGGTAATGAG CGCTTTGTGCAGTACTTGGCTTCAAGGAACACATTATTCAACCTCAGTAATTTTTTGGACAAAAGTGGTTTACAAG gctacGATATGTCCACATTTATCCGGAGGTACAGTCGATATCTGAATGAAAAGGCTGTGTCATACAGACAGGTTGCCTTTGACTTCACTAAAGTAAAGCGAGG GGTGGATGGGGTGATGAGGACCATGAATACAGAGAAGCTACTGAAGACCATCCCTATCATACAAAGCCAGATGGACGCCCTCCTCGACTTCAAT GTTAATGCCAATGAGCTAACAAACGGAGTGATCAATGCAGGATTCATGCTCCTCTTCAAAGATTCCATTAGGCTTTTCGCTGCATATAACGAAGGCATCATCAACCTGCTGG AGAAGTACTTTGACATGAAGAAAACCCAGTGTAAAGAGGGCCTGGATATCTACAAGAAGTTCCTGACCCGAATGACCCGAATCTCAGAGTTCCTTAAAGTGGCAGAG CAGGTGGGGATTGATCGAGGAGACATTCCAGACCTTTCCCAG GCTCCCAGTAGCCTCCTGGAAGCTCTGGAGCAGCACCTGGCCTCTCTAGAGGGGAAGAAAGTCAAAGACTCCACTGCTGCCAGCAG GGCTAGTACTCTATCCAACGCAGTGTCCTCGCTGGCCAGTACAGGGATGTCTTTTACTAAAGTAGATGAGCGGGAGAAGCAGGCTGCTCTGGAGGAGGAACAGGCTCGTCTCAAAGCACTGAAG GAACAGAGGCTGAAGGAGCTCTCTAAGAGGCCTTCCTTCGCCACCACAGACACGTCTCCGGTCTCCACCACCGGGGGCACTATCAGCACAGCCCCGGCCATAGACCTCTTCTCCACACCCAGCTGCTCCAATGG TGCTCTGAAGATGGAGAGTGACCTGTTTGACATTCAGCAGACCTTTAACCCTTCAGTGCAGGCCAGTTCTACAGGGCTTCCTGTGGCCACAGCATGGGCAG GGTACTCCACAACATCACAGGCCCCCCCCCCAGGAGCACTCCAGGTGGATTTCGAGTCAGTCTTTGGAGCCAAAGCTACCGGCGTTAACAGCATTGACTCTGATG ACATCCTGAAACCCACCATGGTCGGCTCCAATCAGGCCCTGTGCTCCATCAATCAGCTGTCAGACAAACTGGTCGGAGCTGACCTGGACTCCTCCCTGGCCAACCTGGTGGGCA ATCTCGGGATTGGAAATGGCACAACAAAAAA TGACATCCACTGGAGCCAGCCTGGGGAGAAGAGGCTGACTGGCGGAAGCAACTGGCAGCCCAAGGCAGCCCCAAACACCACCTGGAACCCCGTCTCCATG ACCCCCCCAGTCATGGCCTACCCTGCCACAACACCAACAGGCATGGTGGGGGGATATGGCATG CCACCCCAACAGCTTGGCTCTATGGGTATGATGAACCAACCCAACATGATGTACAACCAGCCCATCATGAGGCCGCCCAACCCCTTCGGCTCTGTTTCCAGTgcccag CCCTCTGCAGCCTCTAGTCCTTCCAGCCAGAGTCCTCTCAGAGCCCCCGGACAGGACCCATTTGCACAGCTCTCTCTCAAGGATTTCTTGTAG
- the picalmb gene encoding phosphatidylinositol-binding clathrin assembly protein isoform X12: protein MSGQSITDRITAAQHSVTGSAVSKTVCKATTHEIMGPKKKHLDYLIHCTNEMNVNIPQLADSLFERTTSTSWVVVFKSLIATHHLMVYGNERFVQYLASRNTLFNLSNFLDKSGLQGLSLPGYDMSTFIRRYSRYLNEKAVSYRQVAFDFTKVKRGVDGVMRTMNTEKLLKTIPIIQSQMDALLDFNVNANELTNGVINAGFMLLFKDSIRLFAAYNEGIINLLEKYFDMKKTQCKEGLDIYKKFLTRMTRISEFLKVAEQVGIDRGDIPDLSQFTVCAPSSLLEALEQHLASLEGKKVKDSTAASRASTLSNAVSSLASTGMSFTKVDEREKQAALEEEQARLKALKEQRLKELSKRPSFATTDTSPVSTTGGTISTAPAIDLFSTPSCSNGALKMESDLFDIQQTFNPSVQASSTGLPVATAWADPFTSAEAGDDSMPNLNPFLSKVVVDAAAHLPVVSSDGVSYSSRTSGHEMFGDSFCSGPVSMAQHLPHQAPYPTEPSTVACLFRGYSTTSQAPPPGALQVDFESVFGAKATGVNSIDSDDILKPTMVGSNQALCSINQLSDKLVGADLDSSLANLVGNLGIGNGTTKNDIHWSQPGEKRLTGGSNWQPKAAPNTTWNPVSMTPPVMAYPATTPTGMVGGYGMPPQQLGSMGMMNQPNMMYNQPIMRPPNPFGSVSSAQPSAASSPSSQSPLRAPGQDPFAQLSLKDFL, encoded by the exons ATGTCGGGGCAGAGCATTACTGACAGGATAACTGCAGCCCAGCACAGTGTAACTGGATCTGCTGTGTCGAAAACAGTATGCAAGGCCACCACACATGAAATAATGGGCCCGAAAAAGAAACATTTGGATT ACCTGATCCATTGCACCAATGAGATGAATGTGAACATTCCCCAGCTGGCTGACTCACTGTTTGAGAGGACCACCAGCACGAGCTGGGTGGTGGTCTTCAAGTCGCTCATCGCCACACACCACCTTATGGTCTACGGTAATGAG CGCTTTGTGCAGTACTTGGCTTCAAGGAACACATTATTCAACCTCAGTAATTTTTTGGACAAAAGTGGTTTACAAG gtctctctctcccaggctacGATATGTCCACATTTATCCGGAGGTACAGTCGATATCTGAATGAAAAGGCTGTGTCATACAGACAGGTTGCCTTTGACTTCACTAAAGTAAAGCGAGG GGTGGATGGGGTGATGAGGACCATGAATACAGAGAAGCTACTGAAGACCATCCCTATCATACAAAGCCAGATGGACGCCCTCCTCGACTTCAAT GTTAATGCCAATGAGCTAACAAACGGAGTGATCAATGCAGGATTCATGCTCCTCTTCAAAGATTCCATTAGGCTTTTCGCTGCATATAACGAAGGCATCATCAACCTGCTGG AGAAGTACTTTGACATGAAGAAAACCCAGTGTAAAGAGGGCCTGGATATCTACAAGAAGTTCCTGACCCGAATGACCCGAATCTCAGAGTTCCTTAAAGTGGCAGAG CAGGTGGGGATTGATCGAGGAGACATTCCAGACCTTTCCCAG TTCACAGTTTGT GCTCCCAGTAGCCTCCTGGAAGCTCTGGAGCAGCACCTGGCCTCTCTAGAGGGGAAGAAAGTCAAAGACTCCACTGCTGCCAGCAG GGCTAGTACTCTATCCAACGCAGTGTCCTCGCTGGCCAGTACAGGGATGTCTTTTACTAAAGTAGATGAGCGGGAGAAGCAGGCTGCTCTGGAGGAGGAACAGGCTCGTCTCAAAGCACTGAAG GAACAGAGGCTGAAGGAGCTCTCTAAGAGGCCTTCCTTCGCCACCACAGACACGTCTCCGGTCTCCACCACCGGGGGCACTATCAGCACAGCCCCGGCCATAGACCTCTTCTCCACACCCAGCTGCTCCAATGG TGCTCTGAAGATGGAGAGTGACCTGTTTGACATTCAGCAGACCTTTAACCCTTCAGTGCAGGCCAGTTCTACAGGGCTTCCTGTGGCCACAGCATGGGCAG ATCCTTTCACCTCTGCTGAAGCTGGAGATGACTCCatgccaaaccttaaccctttccTCTCAAAAGTCGTTGTCGATGCCGCCGCTCACTTGCCTGTCGTGTCCTCCGACGGTGTTAGCTATTCCTCTAGGACGTCTGGTCATGAAATGTTTGGTG ACTCCTTCTGTAGTGGTCCAGTGTCCATGGCCCAGCACCTTCCACACCAGGCTCCCTACCCCACTGAGCCCTCCACTGTAGCATGTCTATTCAGAG GGTACTCCACAACATCACAGGCCCCCCCCCCAGGAGCACTCCAGGTGGATTTCGAGTCAGTCTTTGGAGCCAAAGCTACCGGCGTTAACAGCATTGACTCTGATG ACATCCTGAAACCCACCATGGTCGGCTCCAATCAGGCCCTGTGCTCCATCAATCAGCTGTCAGACAAACTGGTCGGAGCTGACCTGGACTCCTCCCTGGCCAACCTGGTGGGCA ATCTCGGGATTGGAAATGGCACAACAAAAAA TGACATCCACTGGAGCCAGCCTGGGGAGAAGAGGCTGACTGGCGGAAGCAACTGGCAGCCCAAGGCAGCCCCAAACACCACCTGGAACCCCGTCTCCATG ACCCCCCCAGTCATGGCCTACCCTGCCACAACACCAACAGGCATGGTGGGGGGATATGGCATG CCACCCCAACAGCTTGGCTCTATGGGTATGATGAACCAACCCAACATGATGTACAACCAGCCCATCATGAGGCCGCCCAACCCCTTCGGCTCTGTTTCCAGTgcccag CCCTCTGCAGCCTCTAGTCCTTCCAGCCAGAGTCCTCTCAGAGCCCCCGGACAGGACCCATTTGCACAGCTCTCTCTCAAGGATTTCTTGTAG
- the picalmb gene encoding phosphatidylinositol-binding clathrin assembly protein isoform X5: protein MSGQSITDRITAAQHSVTGSAVSKTVCKATTHEIMGPKKKHLDYLIHCTNEMNVNIPQLADSLFERTTSTSWVVVFKSLIATHHLMVYGNERFVQYLASRNTLFNLSNFLDKSGLQGYDMSTFIRRYSRYLNEKAVSYRQVAFDFTKVKRGVDGVMRTMNTEKLLKTIPIIQSQMDALLDFNVNANELTNGVINAGFMLLFKDSIRLFAAYNEGIINLLEKYFDMKKTQCKEGLDIYKKFLTRMTRISEFLKVAEQVGIDRGDIPDLSQFTVCAPSSLLEALEQHLASLEGKKVKDSTAASRASTLSNAVSSLASTGMSFTKVDEREKQAALEEEQARLKALKEQRLKELSKRPSFATTDTSPVSTTGGTISTAPAIDLFSTPSCSNGALKMESDLFDIQQTFNPSVQASSTGLPVATAWADPFTSAEAGDDSMPNLNPFLSKVVVDAAAHLPVVSSDGVSYSSRTSGHEMFGDRYNPFTDTNSSVSTNYKRTVRIEHSISDSFCSGPVSMAQHLPHQAPYPTEPSTVACLFRGYSTTSQAPPPGALQVDFESVFGAKATGVNSIDSDDILKPTMVGSNQALCSINQLSDKLVGADLDSSLANLVGNLGIGNGTTKNDIHWSQPGEKRLTGGSNWQPKAAPNTTWNPVSMTPPVMAYPATTPTGMVGGYGMPPQQLGSMGMMNQPNMMYNQPIMRPPNPFGSVSSAQPSAASSPSSQSPLRAPGQDPFAQLSLKDFL, encoded by the exons ATGTCGGGGCAGAGCATTACTGACAGGATAACTGCAGCCCAGCACAGTGTAACTGGATCTGCTGTGTCGAAAACAGTATGCAAGGCCACCACACATGAAATAATGGGCCCGAAAAAGAAACATTTGGATT ACCTGATCCATTGCACCAATGAGATGAATGTGAACATTCCCCAGCTGGCTGACTCACTGTTTGAGAGGACCACCAGCACGAGCTGGGTGGTGGTCTTCAAGTCGCTCATCGCCACACACCACCTTATGGTCTACGGTAATGAG CGCTTTGTGCAGTACTTGGCTTCAAGGAACACATTATTCAACCTCAGTAATTTTTTGGACAAAAGTGGTTTACAAG gctacGATATGTCCACATTTATCCGGAGGTACAGTCGATATCTGAATGAAAAGGCTGTGTCATACAGACAGGTTGCCTTTGACTTCACTAAAGTAAAGCGAGG GGTGGATGGGGTGATGAGGACCATGAATACAGAGAAGCTACTGAAGACCATCCCTATCATACAAAGCCAGATGGACGCCCTCCTCGACTTCAAT GTTAATGCCAATGAGCTAACAAACGGAGTGATCAATGCAGGATTCATGCTCCTCTTCAAAGATTCCATTAGGCTTTTCGCTGCATATAACGAAGGCATCATCAACCTGCTGG AGAAGTACTTTGACATGAAGAAAACCCAGTGTAAAGAGGGCCTGGATATCTACAAGAAGTTCCTGACCCGAATGACCCGAATCTCAGAGTTCCTTAAAGTGGCAGAG CAGGTGGGGATTGATCGAGGAGACATTCCAGACCTTTCCCAG TTCACAGTTTGT GCTCCCAGTAGCCTCCTGGAAGCTCTGGAGCAGCACCTGGCCTCTCTAGAGGGGAAGAAAGTCAAAGACTCCACTGCTGCCAGCAG GGCTAGTACTCTATCCAACGCAGTGTCCTCGCTGGCCAGTACAGGGATGTCTTTTACTAAAGTAGATGAGCGGGAGAAGCAGGCTGCTCTGGAGGAGGAACAGGCTCGTCTCAAAGCACTGAAG GAACAGAGGCTGAAGGAGCTCTCTAAGAGGCCTTCCTTCGCCACCACAGACACGTCTCCGGTCTCCACCACCGGGGGCACTATCAGCACAGCCCCGGCCATAGACCTCTTCTCCACACCCAGCTGCTCCAATGG TGCTCTGAAGATGGAGAGTGACCTGTTTGACATTCAGCAGACCTTTAACCCTTCAGTGCAGGCCAGTTCTACAGGGCTTCCTGTGGCCACAGCATGGGCAG ATCCTTTCACCTCTGCTGAAGCTGGAGATGACTCCatgccaaaccttaaccctttccTCTCAAAAGTCGTTGTCGATGCCGCCGCTCACTTGCCTGTCGTGTCCTCCGACGGTGTTAGCTATTCCTCTAGGACGTCTGGTCATGAAATGTTTGGTG ATCGTTATAATCCCTTTACTGACACAAACTCGTCCGTTTCAACCAATTACAAACGCACAGTGCGGATAGAACACTCCATCTCAG ACTCCTTCTGTAGTGGTCCAGTGTCCATGGCCCAGCACCTTCCACACCAGGCTCCCTACCCCACTGAGCCCTCCACTGTAGCATGTCTATTCAGAG GGTACTCCACAACATCACAGGCCCCCCCCCCAGGAGCACTCCAGGTGGATTTCGAGTCAGTCTTTGGAGCCAAAGCTACCGGCGTTAACAGCATTGACTCTGATG ACATCCTGAAACCCACCATGGTCGGCTCCAATCAGGCCCTGTGCTCCATCAATCAGCTGTCAGACAAACTGGTCGGAGCTGACCTGGACTCCTCCCTGGCCAACCTGGTGGGCA ATCTCGGGATTGGAAATGGCACAACAAAAAA TGACATCCACTGGAGCCAGCCTGGGGAGAAGAGGCTGACTGGCGGAAGCAACTGGCAGCCCAAGGCAGCCCCAAACACCACCTGGAACCCCGTCTCCATG ACCCCCCCAGTCATGGCCTACCCTGCCACAACACCAACAGGCATGGTGGGGGGATATGGCATG CCACCCCAACAGCTTGGCTCTATGGGTATGATGAACCAACCCAACATGATGTACAACCAGCCCATCATGAGGCCGCCCAACCCCTTCGGCTCTGTTTCCAGTgcccag CCCTCTGCAGCCTCTAGTCCTTCCAGCCAGAGTCCTCTCAGAGCCCCCGGACAGGACCCATTTGCACAGCTCTCTCTCAAGGATTTCTTGTAG
- the picalmb gene encoding phosphatidylinositol-binding clathrin assembly protein isoform X6: MSGQSITDRITAAQHSVTGSAVSKTVCKATTHEIMGPKKKHLDYLIHCTNEMNVNIPQLADSLFERTTSTSWVVVFKSLIATHHLMVYGNERFVQYLASRNTLFNLSNFLDKSGLQGLSLPGYDMSTFIRRYSRYLNEKAVSYRQVAFDFTKVKRGVDGVMRTMNTEKLLKTIPIIQSQMDALLDFNVNANELTNGVINAGFMLLFKDSIRLFAAYNEGIINLLEKYFDMKKTQCKEGLDIYKKFLTRMTRISEFLKVAEVGIDRGDIPDLSQAPSSLLEALEQHLASLEGKKVKDSTAASRASTLSNAVSSLASTGMSFTKVDEREKQAALEEEQARLKALKEQRLKELSKRPSFATTDTSPVSTTGGTISTAPAIDLFSTPSCSNGALKMESDLFDIQQTFNPSVQASSTGLPVATAWADPFTSAEAGDDSMPNLNPFLSKVVVDAAAHLPVVSSDGVSYSSRTSGHEMFGDRYNPFTDTNSSVSTNYKRTVRIEHSISDSFCSGPVSMAQHLPHQAPYPTEPSTVACLFRGYSTTSQAPPPGALQVDFESVFGAKATGVNSIDSDDILKPTMVGSNQALCSINQLSDKLVGADLDSSLANLVGNLGIGNGTTKNDIHWSQPGEKRLTGGSNWQPKAAPNTTWNPVSMTPPVMAYPATTPTGMVGGYGMPPQQLGSMGMMNQPNMMYNQPIMRPPNPFGSVSSAQPSAASSPSSQSPLRAPGQDPFAQLSLKDFL; the protein is encoded by the exons ATGTCGGGGCAGAGCATTACTGACAGGATAACTGCAGCCCAGCACAGTGTAACTGGATCTGCTGTGTCGAAAACAGTATGCAAGGCCACCACACATGAAATAATGGGCCCGAAAAAGAAACATTTGGATT ACCTGATCCATTGCACCAATGAGATGAATGTGAACATTCCCCAGCTGGCTGACTCACTGTTTGAGAGGACCACCAGCACGAGCTGGGTGGTGGTCTTCAAGTCGCTCATCGCCACACACCACCTTATGGTCTACGGTAATGAG CGCTTTGTGCAGTACTTGGCTTCAAGGAACACATTATTCAACCTCAGTAATTTTTTGGACAAAAGTGGTTTACAAG gtctctctctcccaggctacGATATGTCCACATTTATCCGGAGGTACAGTCGATATCTGAATGAAAAGGCTGTGTCATACAGACAGGTTGCCTTTGACTTCACTAAAGTAAAGCGAGG GGTGGATGGGGTGATGAGGACCATGAATACAGAGAAGCTACTGAAGACCATCCCTATCATACAAAGCCAGATGGACGCCCTCCTCGACTTCAAT GTTAATGCCAATGAGCTAACAAACGGAGTGATCAATGCAGGATTCATGCTCCTCTTCAAAGATTCCATTAGGCTTTTCGCTGCATATAACGAAGGCATCATCAACCTGCTGG AGAAGTACTTTGACATGAAGAAAACCCAGTGTAAAGAGGGCCTGGATATCTACAAGAAGTTCCTGACCCGAATGACCCGAATCTCAGAGTTCCTTAAAGTGGCAGAG GTGGGGATTGATCGAGGAGACATTCCAGACCTTTCCCAG GCTCCCAGTAGCCTCCTGGAAGCTCTGGAGCAGCACCTGGCCTCTCTAGAGGGGAAGAAAGTCAAAGACTCCACTGCTGCCAGCAG GGCTAGTACTCTATCCAACGCAGTGTCCTCGCTGGCCAGTACAGGGATGTCTTTTACTAAAGTAGATGAGCGGGAGAAGCAGGCTGCTCTGGAGGAGGAACAGGCTCGTCTCAAAGCACTGAAG GAACAGAGGCTGAAGGAGCTCTCTAAGAGGCCTTCCTTCGCCACCACAGACACGTCTCCGGTCTCCACCACCGGGGGCACTATCAGCACAGCCCCGGCCATAGACCTCTTCTCCACACCCAGCTGCTCCAATGG TGCTCTGAAGATGGAGAGTGACCTGTTTGACATTCAGCAGACCTTTAACCCTTCAGTGCAGGCCAGTTCTACAGGGCTTCCTGTGGCCACAGCATGGGCAG ATCCTTTCACCTCTGCTGAAGCTGGAGATGACTCCatgccaaaccttaaccctttccTCTCAAAAGTCGTTGTCGATGCCGCCGCTCACTTGCCTGTCGTGTCCTCCGACGGTGTTAGCTATTCCTCTAGGACGTCTGGTCATGAAATGTTTGGTG ATCGTTATAATCCCTTTACTGACACAAACTCGTCCGTTTCAACCAATTACAAACGCACAGTGCGGATAGAACACTCCATCTCAG ACTCCTTCTGTAGTGGTCCAGTGTCCATGGCCCAGCACCTTCCACACCAGGCTCCCTACCCCACTGAGCCCTCCACTGTAGCATGTCTATTCAGAG GGTACTCCACAACATCACAGGCCCCCCCCCCAGGAGCACTCCAGGTGGATTTCGAGTCAGTCTTTGGAGCCAAAGCTACCGGCGTTAACAGCATTGACTCTGATG ACATCCTGAAACCCACCATGGTCGGCTCCAATCAGGCCCTGTGCTCCATCAATCAGCTGTCAGACAAACTGGTCGGAGCTGACCTGGACTCCTCCCTGGCCAACCTGGTGGGCA ATCTCGGGATTGGAAATGGCACAACAAAAAA TGACATCCACTGGAGCCAGCCTGGGGAGAAGAGGCTGACTGGCGGAAGCAACTGGCAGCCCAAGGCAGCCCCAAACACCACCTGGAACCCCGTCTCCATG ACCCCCCCAGTCATGGCCTACCCTGCCACAACACCAACAGGCATGGTGGGGGGATATGGCATG CCACCCCAACAGCTTGGCTCTATGGGTATGATGAACCAACCCAACATGATGTACAACCAGCCCATCATGAGGCCGCCCAACCCCTTCGGCTCTGTTTCCAGTgcccag CCCTCTGCAGCCTCTAGTCCTTCCAGCCAGAGTCCTCTCAGAGCCCCCGGACAGGACCCATTTGCACAGCTCTCTCTCAAGGATTTCTTGTAG
- the picalmb gene encoding phosphatidylinositol-binding clathrin assembly protein isoform X8 produces MSGQSITDRITAAQHSVTGSAVSKTVCKATTHEIMGPKKKHLDYLIHCTNEMNVNIPQLADSLFERTTSTSWVVVFKSLIATHHLMVYGNERFVQYLASRNTLFNLSNFLDKSGLQGYDMSTFIRRYSRYLNEKAVSYRQVAFDFTKVKRGVDGVMRTMNTEKLLKTIPIIQSQMDALLDFNVNANELTNGVINAGFMLLFKDSIRLFAAYNEGIINLLEKYFDMKKTQCKEGLDIYKKFLTRMTRISEFLKVAEQVGIDRGDIPDLSQAPSSLLEALEQHLASLEGKKVKDSTAASRASTLSNAVSSLASTGMSFTKVDEREKQAALEEEQARLKALKEQRLKELSKRPSFATTDTSPVSTTGGTISTAPAIDLFSTPSCSNGALKMESDLFDIQQTFNPSVQASSTGLPVATAWADPFTSAEAGDDSMPNLNPFLSKVVVDAAAHLPVVSSDGVSYSSRTSGHEMFGDRYNPFTDTNSSVSTNYKRTVRIEHSISDSFCSGPVSMAQHLPHQAPYPTEPSTVACLFRGYSTTSQAPPPGALQVDFESVFGAKATGVNSIDSDDILKPTMVGSNQALCSINQLSDKLVGADLDSSLANLVGNLGIGNGTTKNDIHWSQPGEKRLTGGSNWQPKAAPNTTWNPVSMTPPVMAYPATTPTGMVGGYGMPPQQLGSMGMMNQPNMMYNQPIMRPPNPFGSVSSAQPSAASSPSSQSPLRAPGQDPFAQLSLKDFL; encoded by the exons ATGTCGGGGCAGAGCATTACTGACAGGATAACTGCAGCCCAGCACAGTGTAACTGGATCTGCTGTGTCGAAAACAGTATGCAAGGCCACCACACATGAAATAATGGGCCCGAAAAAGAAACATTTGGATT ACCTGATCCATTGCACCAATGAGATGAATGTGAACATTCCCCAGCTGGCTGACTCACTGTTTGAGAGGACCACCAGCACGAGCTGGGTGGTGGTCTTCAAGTCGCTCATCGCCACACACCACCTTATGGTCTACGGTAATGAG CGCTTTGTGCAGTACTTGGCTTCAAGGAACACATTATTCAACCTCAGTAATTTTTTGGACAAAAGTGGTTTACAAG gctacGATATGTCCACATTTATCCGGAGGTACAGTCGATATCTGAATGAAAAGGCTGTGTCATACAGACAGGTTGCCTTTGACTTCACTAAAGTAAAGCGAGG GGTGGATGGGGTGATGAGGACCATGAATACAGAGAAGCTACTGAAGACCATCCCTATCATACAAAGCCAGATGGACGCCCTCCTCGACTTCAAT GTTAATGCCAATGAGCTAACAAACGGAGTGATCAATGCAGGATTCATGCTCCTCTTCAAAGATTCCATTAGGCTTTTCGCTGCATATAACGAAGGCATCATCAACCTGCTGG AGAAGTACTTTGACATGAAGAAAACCCAGTGTAAAGAGGGCCTGGATATCTACAAGAAGTTCCTGACCCGAATGACCCGAATCTCAGAGTTCCTTAAAGTGGCAGAG CAGGTGGGGATTGATCGAGGAGACATTCCAGACCTTTCCCAG GCTCCCAGTAGCCTCCTGGAAGCTCTGGAGCAGCACCTGGCCTCTCTAGAGGGGAAGAAAGTCAAAGACTCCACTGCTGCCAGCAG GGCTAGTACTCTATCCAACGCAGTGTCCTCGCTGGCCAGTACAGGGATGTCTTTTACTAAAGTAGATGAGCGGGAGAAGCAGGCTGCTCTGGAGGAGGAACAGGCTCGTCTCAAAGCACTGAAG GAACAGAGGCTGAAGGAGCTCTCTAAGAGGCCTTCCTTCGCCACCACAGACACGTCTCCGGTCTCCACCACCGGGGGCACTATCAGCACAGCCCCGGCCATAGACCTCTTCTCCACACCCAGCTGCTCCAATGG TGCTCTGAAGATGGAGAGTGACCTGTTTGACATTCAGCAGACCTTTAACCCTTCAGTGCAGGCCAGTTCTACAGGGCTTCCTGTGGCCACAGCATGGGCAG ATCCTTTCACCTCTGCTGAAGCTGGAGATGACTCCatgccaaaccttaaccctttccTCTCAAAAGTCGTTGTCGATGCCGCCGCTCACTTGCCTGTCGTGTCCTCCGACGGTGTTAGCTATTCCTCTAGGACGTCTGGTCATGAAATGTTTGGTG ATCGTTATAATCCCTTTACTGACACAAACTCGTCCGTTTCAACCAATTACAAACGCACAGTGCGGATAGAACACTCCATCTCAG ACTCCTTCTGTAGTGGTCCAGTGTCCATGGCCCAGCACCTTCCACACCAGGCTCCCTACCCCACTGAGCCCTCCACTGTAGCATGTCTATTCAGAG GGTACTCCACAACATCACAGGCCCCCCCCCCAGGAGCACTCCAGGTGGATTTCGAGTCAGTCTTTGGAGCCAAAGCTACCGGCGTTAACAGCATTGACTCTGATG ACATCCTGAAACCCACCATGGTCGGCTCCAATCAGGCCCTGTGCTCCATCAATCAGCTGTCAGACAAACTGGTCGGAGCTGACCTGGACTCCTCCCTGGCCAACCTGGTGGGCA ATCTCGGGATTGGAAATGGCACAACAAAAAA TGACATCCACTGGAGCCAGCCTGGGGAGAAGAGGCTGACTGGCGGAAGCAACTGGCAGCCCAAGGCAGCCCCAAACACCACCTGGAACCCCGTCTCCATG ACCCCCCCAGTCATGGCCTACCCTGCCACAACACCAACAGGCATGGTGGGGGGATATGGCATG CCACCCCAACAGCTTGGCTCTATGGGTATGATGAACCAACCCAACATGATGTACAACCAGCCCATCATGAGGCCGCCCAACCCCTTCGGCTCTGTTTCCAGTgcccag CCCTCTGCAGCCTCTAGTCCTTCCAGCCAGAGTCCTCTCAGAGCCCCCGGACAGGACCCATTTGCACAGCTCTCTCTCAAGGATTTCTTGTAG